Proteins encoded within one genomic window of Citrobacter amalonaticus Y19:
- the ribD gene encoding bifunctional diaminohydroxyphosphoribosylaminopyrimidine deaminase/5-amino-6-(5-phosphoribosylamino)uracil reductase RibD: MQDELYMARALKLAQRGRFTTHPNPNVGCVIVNHGEIVGEGYHHRAGEPHAEVHALRMAGEKAKGATAYVTLEPCSHHGRTPPCCDALIAAGVSRVVAAMQDPNPQVAGRGLYRLQQAGIDVSHGLMMSEVEALNKGFLKRMRTGFPYVQLKLGASLDGRTAMASGESQWITSPQARRDVQRLRAQSHAILTSSATVLADDPQLTVRWSELGEATQVVYPQDTLRQPVRMVIDSQNRVTPEHRLVQQPGETWIARTKEDGRVWPDSVRTIMVPEHNGHLDLVVLMMLLGKQQINSLWVEAGPTLAGALLQAGVVDELIVYLAPTLLGSDARGLCMLPGLEKLADAPHFKFNEIRQVGPDVCLHLIPA, encoded by the coding sequence ATGCAGGATGAGTTATACATGGCGCGAGCGCTGAAGCTGGCGCAGCGCGGGCGGTTTACCACCCATCCCAACCCTAACGTCGGCTGTGTCATCGTCAACCATGGCGAGATTGTCGGCGAAGGCTATCATCACCGCGCCGGTGAACCGCATGCGGAAGTCCATGCCCTGCGTATGGCCGGTGAAAAGGCCAAAGGGGCCACCGCGTACGTTACGCTTGAACCGTGCAGCCATCATGGCCGCACGCCGCCGTGTTGCGACGCGCTGATCGCCGCTGGCGTCTCCCGTGTGGTTGCGGCGATGCAGGACCCCAATCCGCAAGTGGCGGGACGCGGGTTATATCGCCTGCAACAGGCGGGTATCGACGTCAGCCACGGGCTGATGATGAGCGAAGTTGAAGCGTTAAATAAAGGTTTCCTCAAGCGGATGCGCACCGGGTTTCCGTATGTGCAACTGAAGCTCGGCGCTTCGCTGGACGGTCGCACGGCGATGGCCAGCGGCGAAAGCCAGTGGATAACCTCGCCGCAGGCGCGACGCGATGTTCAGCGTCTGCGAGCGCAAAGTCATGCCATTTTAACCAGCAGCGCGACGGTGCTGGCAGACGACCCGCAGCTCACCGTGCGCTGGTCGGAACTGGGCGAGGCGACGCAGGTAGTTTACCCGCAGGATACCCTGCGCCAGCCGGTACGAATGGTTATCGACAGTCAGAACCGCGTGACGCCGGAACACCGTCTGGTTCAGCAGCCAGGAGAAACCTGGATTGCGCGCACGAAAGAAGACGGGCGCGTCTGGCCCGATTCGGTCCGCACGATTATGGTGCCGGAGCATAACGGTCATCTGGATCTGGTGGTGCTGATGATGCTGCTGGGCAAACAGCAGATTAACAGCCTGTGGGTGGAGGCCGGGCCTACGCTTGCCGGCGCGCTCTTGCAGGCGGGCGTGGTTGACGAGCTTATCGTTTATCTTGCGCCTACACTGTTGGGCAGTGATGCCAGGGGATTATGTATGCTGCCGGGACTTGAGAAACTGGCTGACGCCCCCCATTTCAAATTCAATGAGATACGCCAGGTAGGCCCGGACGTTTGCCTGCATTTAATCCCTGCGTGA
- the ribE gene encoding 6,7-dimethyl-8-ribityllumazine synthase, translated as MNIIEANVATPDARVAITIARFNNFINDSLLEGAIDALKRIGQVKDENITVVWVPGAYELPLAAGALAKTGKYDAVIALGTVIRGGTAHFEYVAGGASNGLAHVAQESEIPVAFGVLTTESIEQAIERAGTKAGNKGAEAALTALEMINVLKAIKA; from the coding sequence ATGAACATTATTGAAGCTAACGTTGCTACTCCGGACGCTCGCGTCGCCATCACCATTGCGCGTTTCAACAACTTTATCAATGACAGCCTGCTGGAAGGTGCGATTGACGCCCTGAAACGCATTGGTCAGGTCAAAGATGAAAACATTACCGTCGTTTGGGTTCCTGGTGCCTACGAACTGCCGCTGGCAGCGGGCGCACTGGCGAAAACCGGTAAATATGACGCGGTGATTGCGCTGGGTACGGTTATTCGTGGCGGCACAGCTCACTTCGAATATGTCGCTGGCGGTGCAAGCAATGGCCTGGCGCATGTCGCTCAGGAAAGCGAAATTCCGGTCGCCTTTGGCGTCCTGACCACCGAAAGCATTGAACAAGCTATCGAACGTGCTGGCACCAAAGCTGGCAACAAAGGCGCGGAAGCTGCACTGACCGCGCTTGAAATGATTAATGTATTGAAAGCCATCAAGGCCTGA
- the nusB gene encoding transcription antitermination factor NusB, with the protein MKPAARRRARECAVQALYSWQLSQNDIADVEYQFLAEQDVKDVDVLYFRELLSGVATNSAYLDGLMKPYLSRLLEELGQVEKAVLRIALFELSKRSDVPYKVAINEAIELAKTFGAEDSHKFVNGVLDKAAPAIRPNKK; encoded by the coding sequence GTGAAACCTGCTGCTCGTCGCCGCGCCCGTGAGTGTGCCGTTCAGGCGCTCTACTCCTGGCAGTTGTCCCAGAACGACATCGCTGATGTTGAATACCAGTTCCTGGCAGAACAGGACGTAAAAGATGTTGACGTCCTGTACTTCCGTGAACTGCTGTCCGGGGTAGCGACTAACAGCGCGTACCTGGATGGCCTGATGAAGCCTTATCTGTCTCGTCTGCTGGAAGAGTTGGGTCAGGTGGAAAAAGCCGTACTGCGCATTGCACTGTTCGAGCTGTCTAAACGCAGTGATGTGCCATACAAAGTGGCCATCAACGAAGCCATCGAACTGGCGAAAACGTTCGGTGCGGAAGACAGCCACAAGTTCGTCAATGGCGTTCTGGATAAAGCAGCGCCTGCGATTCGCCCCAACAAAAAGTAA
- the thiL gene encoding thiamine-phosphate kinase codes for MACGEFSLIARYFDRVRSSRLDVETGIGDDCALLNIPDKQTLAISTDTLVAGNHFLSDIDPADLAYKALAVNLSDLAAMGADPAWLTLAITLPEVDERWLETFSDSLFDLLNYYGMQLIGGDTTRGPLSMTLGIHGFVPAGRALKRGGAKPGDWIYVTGTPGDSAAGLAILLNRLQVADAADREYLLKRHLRPTPRILQGQALRDLASAAIDLSDGLISDLGHIVNASACGARVDLDTLPWSDAMTRHVEPEQALRWALSGGEDYELCFTVPELNRGALEVAMGQLGVPFTCIGQMSADVEGIHFMRDGKPVIVDWKGYDHFATP; via the coding sequence ATGGCATGCGGCGAGTTTTCCCTGATTGCCCGTTATTTTGACCGTGTCAGAAGCTCTCGTCTTGACGTCGAAACCGGTATTGGCGACGACTGTGCACTTCTGAACATCCCCGATAAACAGACGCTGGCGATCAGCACCGATACGCTAGTGGCGGGCAACCATTTCCTGTCTGACATTGATCCTGCCGATCTGGCGTACAAAGCGCTGGCGGTGAACTTAAGCGATCTGGCGGCAATGGGCGCCGATCCGGCGTGGTTGACGCTGGCGATCACCTTGCCTGAGGTGGACGAGCGCTGGCTGGAAACCTTCAGCGACAGTCTGTTTGATCTTCTGAATTACTACGGTATGCAACTGATTGGCGGCGACACCACGCGGGGTCCGCTGTCGATGACGTTGGGTATCCACGGTTTTGTTCCTGCCGGACGCGCGCTGAAACGCGGCGGGGCGAAGCCGGGCGACTGGATCTACGTGACCGGCACGCCGGGCGATAGCGCCGCGGGTCTGGCAATATTGTTGAACCGCTTGCAGGTCGCCGATGCGGCCGACCGCGAATATCTGCTTAAACGTCATCTGCGTCCGACGCCGCGTATTCTACAGGGCCAGGCGCTGCGCGATCTGGCCAGTGCGGCGATTGATCTCTCTGACGGGCTGATTTCCGATCTTGGGCATATTGTTAACGCCAGCGCCTGCGGCGCGCGCGTCGATCTCGATACGCTGCCCTGGTCAGACGCGATGACGCGCCACGTCGAACCCGAACAGGCGCTGCGCTGGGCGCTGTCTGGCGGCGAAGACTACGAGCTATGCTTTACGGTACCGGAACTGAATCGCGGCGCGCTCGAGGTGGCAATGGGCCAGCTTGGCGTCCCCTTTACCTGCATTGGGCAGATGAGCGCGGATGTGGAAGGGATTCATTTCATGCGTGACGGAAAGCCTGTCATTGTTGACTGGAAAGGATATGACCATTTTGCCACGCCATAA
- the pgpA gene encoding phosphatidylglycerophosphatase A, giving the protein MTILPRHKDVAKSRLNLLNPWHLLATGFGSGLSPIVPGTMGSLAAIPFWYLMTFLPWQLYSLVVMLGICIGVYLCHQTAKDMGVHDHGSIVWDEFIGMWITLMALPTNDWQWVAAGFVIFRILDMWKPWPIRWFDRNVHGGMGIMVDDIVAGVISAGILYFIGHHWPVGLI; this is encoded by the coding sequence ATGACCATTTTGCCACGCCATAAAGATGTCGCCAAAAGCCGCCTGAATCTGCTTAACCCATGGCATTTACTGGCTACCGGATTTGGTAGCGGTCTCAGCCCGATTGTTCCCGGCACGATGGGATCGCTGGCGGCGATCCCCTTCTGGTATCTGATGACCTTTCTGCCGTGGCAGCTCTATTCGCTGGTGGTGATGCTGGGGATCTGTATCGGCGTCTATCTTTGCCATCAAACGGCAAAGGACATGGGCGTGCACGATCACGGCAGCATCGTCTGGGATGAGTTCATCGGAATGTGGATCACGCTCATGGCGCTGCCGACCAACGACTGGCAGTGGGTCGCCGCCGGGTTTGTGATTTTCCGTATTCTTGATATGTGGAAGCCATGGCCGATCCGCTGGTTCGATCGCAATGTGCATGGCGGGATGGGGATCATGGTGGACGATATTGTCGCCGGGGTGATTTCCGCCGGGATCCTCTATTTCATCGGACATCACTGGCCGGTTGGTCTGATTTAG
- a CDS encoding aldo/keto reductase, producing MQYNILGKTDLRVSRLCLGCMTFGEPNRGNHAWTLPEESSRPIIQRALEGGINFFDTSNNYSAGSSEEIVGRALRDFARRDEVVVATKVFNRVDDLPEGLSRAQILRSIDDSLRRLGMDYVDILQIHRWDYNTPIEETLEALNDVVKAGKARYIGASSMHASQFAQALALQKQHGWAQFISMQDHYNLIYREEEREMLPLCYQEGVAVIPWSPLARGRLTRPWGETTARLVSDEVGKKLYSESDENDAQIAARLAGVSEELGATRAQVALAWLLSKPGIAAPIIGSSREEQLDELLNAVDLTLKPEHIAELETPYKPHPVAGYK from the coding sequence ATGCAATACAACATCTTAGGAAAAACGGACCTTCGGGTTTCCCGCCTTTGTCTGGGCTGCATGACGTTCGGCGAGCCGAATCGCGGCAACCACGCCTGGACGCTTCCCGAAGAGAGTAGTCGCCCTATCATCCAGCGCGCTCTTGAAGGCGGCATTAACTTCTTCGATACCTCAAACAACTACTCAGCCGGCAGCAGCGAAGAGATTGTCGGTCGCGCACTGCGCGATTTCGCTCGCCGTGATGAGGTCGTCGTCGCCACCAAAGTGTTTAATCGGGTGGATGACCTGCCAGAAGGATTATCCCGCGCGCAAATTCTGCGTTCTATTGATGACAGTCTGAGACGACTGGGGATGGACTACGTCGATATCCTGCAAATTCACCGCTGGGATTACAACACGCCGATTGAAGAGACGCTGGAAGCGTTAAACGATGTGGTCAAAGCCGGTAAGGCGCGTTATATCGGCGCGTCGTCAATGCATGCGTCGCAGTTTGCCCAGGCGCTGGCGCTGCAAAAACAGCACGGCTGGGCGCAGTTTATTAGCATGCAGGATCACTATAACCTGATCTATCGCGAGGAAGAGCGTGAAATGCTGCCACTGTGCTATCAGGAAGGCGTGGCGGTGATCCCGTGGAGCCCATTGGCCAGAGGGCGTCTGACACGTCCATGGGGAGAAACCACGGCACGCCTGGTCTCTGATGAAGTAGGGAAAAAGCTGTATAGCGAAAGCGACGAAAACGATGCGCAGATTGCCGCGCGGCTGGCTGGCGTGAGCGAAGAGCTTGGCGCGACGCGTGCTCAGGTGGCGCTGGCGTGGCTGTTAAGCAAACCGGGCATTGCCGCGCCGATCATCGGCTCGTCACGGGAAGAACAGTTGGATGAGTTGCTGAATGCCGTGGATCTCACGCTGAAGCCCGAGCACATCGCCGAACTGGAAACGCCGTATAAGCCGCATCCCGTAGCCGGATATAAATAA
- the dxs gene encoding 1-deoxy-D-xylulose-5-phosphate synthase, with protein MSFDIAKYPTLALVDSTLDLRLLPKESLPKLCDELRRYLLDSVSRSSGHFASGLGTVELTVALHYVYNTPFDQLIWDVGHQAYPHKILTGRRDKIGTIRQKGGLHPFPWRGESEYDVLSVGHSSTSISAGIGVAVAAQKEGKDRRTVCVIGDGAITAGMAFEAMNHAGDIKPDMLVILNDNEMSISENVGALNNHLAQLLSGKLYSSLREGGKKVFSGVPPIKELLKRTEEHIKGMVVPGTLFEELGFNYIGPVDGHDVLGLITTLKNMRDLKGPQFLHIMTKKGRGYEPAEKDPITFHAVPKFDPSSGCLPKSSGGLPSYSKIFGDWLCETAAKDSKLMAITPAMREGSGMVEFSRKFPDRYFDVAIAEQHAVTFAAGLAIGGYKPVVAIYSTFLQRAYDQVLHDVAIQKLPVMFAIDRAGIVGADGQTHQGAFDLSYLRCIPEMVIMTPSDENECRQMLFTGYHYSDGPTAVRYPRGNAVGVELTPLEKLPIGKGVVKRHGEKVAILNFGTLMPEAAKVAESLNATLVDMRFVKPLDEALILEMAARHEVLVTLEENAIMGGAGSGVNEVLMAHRKPVPVLNIGLPDFFIPQGTQDEARAELGLDAAGIEAKIKAWLA; from the coding sequence ATGAGTTTTGATATAGCCAAATACCCTACCCTGGCACTGGTCGACTCCACCCTGGATTTACGACTACTGCCAAAAGAGAGTCTGCCGAAACTCTGCGACGAGCTGCGCCGCTATTTACTCGACAGCGTCAGTCGTTCCAGCGGGCATTTCGCTTCCGGGCTGGGCACGGTCGAACTGACCGTGGCGCTGCACTATGTCTATAACACCCCGTTTGACCAGTTGATCTGGGACGTAGGTCATCAGGCTTATCCGCACAAGATTTTGACCGGTCGTCGCGATAAAATTGGCACCATTCGCCAGAAAGGCGGCCTGCACCCATTCCCATGGCGCGGTGAAAGCGAATACGACGTCCTGAGCGTGGGTCACTCCTCTACGTCTATCAGTGCCGGCATCGGCGTGGCGGTTGCCGCCCAGAAAGAGGGTAAAGATCGCCGTACCGTCTGCGTCATTGGCGACGGGGCGATTACCGCCGGGATGGCATTTGAAGCGATGAACCACGCGGGCGATATCAAACCCGACATGCTGGTCATCCTCAACGACAATGAAATGTCGATTTCCGAAAACGTCGGCGCGCTGAACAATCACCTCGCGCAGTTGCTCTCCGGTAAGCTCTACTCTTCCCTGCGTGAAGGCGGTAAGAAGGTGTTTTCTGGCGTACCGCCGATTAAAGAGCTGCTCAAGCGCACCGAAGAACATATCAAAGGCATGGTGGTGCCCGGCACGCTGTTTGAAGAGCTGGGCTTTAACTATATCGGCCCGGTCGACGGTCACGATGTGCTGGGGCTTATCACCACGCTGAAGAACATGCGCGACCTGAAAGGCCCGCAGTTCCTGCATATCATGACCAAGAAAGGTCGGGGCTATGAGCCGGCGGAAAAAGATCCAATCACCTTCCACGCCGTGCCGAAATTCGATCCGTCCAGCGGTTGTCTGCCGAAAAGCAGCGGCGGCCTGCCGAGCTATTCGAAAATCTTCGGCGACTGGCTGTGTGAAACGGCGGCGAAAGACAGCAAACTGATGGCGATCACCCCGGCCATGCGCGAAGGGTCCGGCATGGTTGAGTTCTCGCGTAAATTCCCGGACCGCTACTTTGACGTGGCGATTGCCGAGCAGCACGCGGTGACCTTTGCCGCCGGGCTGGCGATTGGTGGTTACAAACCGGTGGTGGCAATCTATTCCACCTTCCTGCAACGCGCCTACGATCAGGTGCTGCACGATGTCGCCATTCAAAAACTGCCGGTCATGTTTGCCATTGACCGCGCGGGGATCGTCGGAGCCGACGGACAAACCCACCAGGGGGCGTTCGATCTCTCCTATCTGCGCTGCATTCCGGAGATGGTCATCATGACGCCGAGCGATGAAAACGAATGCCGCCAGATGCTATTTACTGGCTATCACTACAGCGATGGCCCAACGGCGGTGCGCTATCCGCGCGGAAATGCCGTCGGCGTTGAGCTGACGCCACTGGAAAAACTGCCGATCGGGAAAGGCGTGGTGAAGCGTCACGGCGAGAAGGTAGCAATCCTCAACTTCGGCACCTTAATGCCGGAAGCGGCGAAAGTCGCGGAATCCCTCAACGCGACGCTTGTCGACATGCGCTTTGTGAAACCGCTGGATGAGGCGCTGATCCTTGAAATGGCGGCGCGTCATGAAGTACTGGTGACGCTGGAAGAAAACGCCATTATGGGCGGTGCCGGTAGCGGCGTAAACGAAGTGCTGATGGCGCATCGCAAGCCGGTTCCGGTGCTTAACATCGGTCTGCCGGACTTCTTCATACCGCAGGGAACACAGGATGAAGCCCGCGCCGAGTTGGGTCTGGATGCCGCAGGCATTGAGGCCAAAATCAAGGCCTGGTTGGCATAA
- the ispA gene encoding (2E,6E)-farnesyl diphosphate synthase: MDFSQQLQACVEQANQALSRFIAPLPFQNTPVVETMQYGALLGGKRLRPFLVYATGQMFGISLSTLDAPAAAVECIHAYSLIHDDLPAMDDDDLRRGLPTCHIKFGEANAILAGDALQTLAFSIISDAPMPEVADRDRIAMISELANASGIAGMCGGQALDLAAEGKQVPLEALEKIHRHKTGALIRAAVRLGALTAGENGRNALPILDRYAESIGLAFQVQDDILDVVGDTATLGKRQGADQQLGKSTYPALLGLEQARNKARDLIAEARQSLNQLAAQSLDTSALEALADYIIQRNK; encoded by the coding sequence ATGGATTTTTCGCAGCAGCTTCAGGCCTGCGTTGAACAGGCCAACCAGGCGCTGAGCCGTTTTATTGCCCCACTGCCCTTTCAGAACACTCCCGTGGTCGAAACCATGCAGTATGGCGCATTATTAGGCGGTAAACGTCTGCGTCCGTTTCTGGTGTACGCGACCGGTCAGATGTTTGGTATCAGCCTGAGCACGCTGGATGCCCCGGCAGCCGCCGTTGAGTGCATTCATGCATACTCGCTGATCCATGACGATCTGCCCGCGATGGACGATGACGATCTGCGTCGTGGCCTGCCGACCTGTCACATCAAGTTTGGAGAGGCGAATGCGATTCTGGCGGGCGATGCCCTGCAAACGCTGGCGTTCTCGATTATCAGCGACGCCCCGATGCCGGAAGTCGCTGACCGCGATCGGATCGCGATGATTTCCGAACTGGCGAACGCCAGCGGAATCGCCGGAATGTGCGGCGGTCAGGCGTTGGATCTCGCCGCTGAAGGTAAACAGGTGCCGCTGGAGGCGCTGGAGAAAATCCATCGTCATAAGACCGGCGCACTGATTCGCGCCGCGGTTCGCTTGGGTGCGTTAACTGCCGGAGAAAACGGCAGAAATGCCCTGCCGATACTCGACAGATACGCAGAAAGTATCGGTCTGGCATTCCAGGTTCAGGATGACATTCTGGATGTGGTGGGCGATACTGCAACGTTGGGTAAACGTCAGGGTGCCGACCAGCAGCTTGGCAAAAGTACCTATCCTGCACTTCTGGGTCTTGAGCAAGCCCGAAATAAAGCCCGGGATTTAATCGCAGAGGCTCGCCAGTCGCTAAACCAACTGGCCGCACAGTCACTCGATACCTCGGCACTGGAAGCGCTAGCGGACTACATAATCCAGCGTAATAAATAA
- the xseB gene encoding exodeoxyribonuclease VII small subunit has protein sequence MAKKNEAPVSFETSLNELEQIVTRLESGDLPLEEALNEFERGVQLARQGQVKLQQAEQRVQILLSDNEDASPTPFTADNE, from the coding sequence ATGGCGAAGAAAAATGAGGCGCCGGTCAGCTTTGAAACGTCGCTGAACGAGCTGGAGCAAATTGTAACGCGTCTGGAAAGTGGCGATCTACCGCTGGAAGAAGCGCTGAACGAATTCGAACGTGGCGTGCAGTTGGCACGTCAGGGTCAGGTGAAATTGCAACAAGCTGAACAGCGTGTGCAAATCCTGCTGTCTGACAATGAAGACGCATCTCCTACGCCTTTTACAGCGGATAACGAGTAA
- the thiI gene encoding tRNA uracil 4-sulfurtransferase ThiI, with protein MKFIIKLFPEITIKSQSVRLRFIKMLTGNIRNVLKHYDETLAVVRHWDNIEVRAKDENQRLAIRDALTRIPGIHHILEVEDVPFTDMHDIFEKALVQYREQLEGKTFCVRVKRRGKHEFSSIDVERYVGGGLNQHIESARVKLTHPDVTVHLEVEDDRLLLIKGRYEGIGGFPIGTQEDVLSLISGGFDSGVSSYMLMRRGCRVHYCFFNLGGAAHEIGVRQVAHYLWNRFGSSHRVRFVAINFEPVVGEILEKVDDGQMGVVLKRMMVRAASKVAERYGVQALVTGEALGQVSSQTLTNLRLIDNVSDTLILRPLISYDKEHIINLARQIGTEDFARTMPEYCGVISKSPTVKAIKAKIEAEEENFDFSILDKVVEEASNVDIREIAQQTQQDVVEVETVSGFGPNDVILDIRSIDEQDDKPLKVEGVDVVSLPFYKLSTQFGDLDQNKTWLLWCERGVMSRLQALYLREQGFENVKVYRP; from the coding sequence ATGAAGTTTATCATTAAATTGTTCCCGGAAATCACCATCAAAAGCCAATCTGTGCGTTTGCGCTTTATAAAAATGCTGACCGGGAACATTCGTAACGTTTTAAAGCACTATGATGAGACCCTCGCCGTTGTCCGCCACTGGGATAACATCGAAGTTCGCGCGAAAGATGAAAACCAGCGTCTGGCTATCCGTGACGCGCTGACCCGTATTCCGGGGATTCACCACATTCTCGAAGTCGAAGACGTGCCGTTTACCGACATGCACGACATTTTCGAAAAGGCGCTGGTGCAATACCGCGAACAGCTGGAAGGCAAAACCTTCTGCGTGCGCGTTAAACGTCGCGGTAAACATGAGTTTAGCTCTATCGATGTGGAACGTTACGTGGGCGGCGGTTTAAACCAGCATATTGAATCGGCGCGCGTGAAGCTGACCCACCCGGATGTCACTGTCCACCTGGAAGTGGAAGATGACCGTCTTCTGCTGATTAAAGGGCGTTACGAAGGGATCGGCGGTTTCCCGATCGGTACTCAGGAAGATGTGCTATCGCTGATCTCCGGCGGCTTCGACTCCGGCGTTTCCAGCTACATGCTGATGCGTCGCGGCTGTCGCGTTCACTACTGCTTCTTTAACCTCGGCGGCGCGGCGCATGAAATCGGCGTTCGTCAGGTGGCGCACTATCTGTGGAACCGCTTCGGCAGCTCGCATCGCGTGCGCTTTGTCGCCATCAACTTTGAACCGGTGGTCGGAGAGATCCTCGAGAAAGTTGATGACGGCCAGATGGGCGTGGTGCTCAAACGTATGATGGTTCGCGCGGCGTCGAAAGTGGCGGAGCGCTATGGCGTGCAGGCGCTGGTCACCGGCGAAGCGCTGGGTCAGGTCTCCAGCCAGACGCTGACCAACCTGCGTCTGATCGATAACGTCTCCGATACGCTGATTCTGCGTCCGCTGATTTCTTACGATAAAGAGCACATCATCAACCTGGCGCGCCAGATTGGGACTGAAGACTTTGCCCGTACCATGCCGGAGTATTGCGGCGTGATTTCAAAAAGCCCGACGGTGAAAGCCATCAAGGCGAAGATTGAAGCGGAAGAAGAGAATTTTGACTTCAGTATCCTCGATAAGGTGGTTGAAGAAGCCAGCAACGTGGATATTCGCGAAATTGCGCAGCAGACTCAGCAGGACGTGGTGGAAGTCGAAACCGTCAGCGGTTTTGGCCCGAACGACGTGATTCTGGATATCCGTTCTATCGACGAGCAGGATGATAAGCCGCTGAAGGTGGAAGGCGTGGATGTGGTTTCACTGCCGTTCTACAAGCTGAGCACTCAATTCGGCGATCTCGACCAGAATAAAACCTGGCTGCTGTGGTGCGAGCGCGGCGTGATGAGCCGATTGCAGGCGCTGTATCTGCGCGAGCAGGGCTTTGAGAATGTGAAGGTGTATCGCCCGTAA
- a CDS encoding helix-turn-helix domain-containing protein: MAETSQGVNSVDIAVNILTFVASQNGQARAIDIAMGCNLSKSRLHKYLVSLCRSGMLGQNEKGLYCLGSTLLQMAGNPSATRCPISELNAALIAFRDTFNHSTGVVVATEGGLVLKHYNRSFRNVDIDFLPNTPVPLHASSAGQVFMSFSGYQPQNKAQEQLIAQIQAQGYAVRYNPTQGIPGAQSIACPLRNEKGDLVAIAVTMGFFSTDVISQIAGQLVRSVDALHL, from the coding sequence ATGGCTGAAACATCACAAGGGGTCAATTCGGTTGATATCGCCGTCAACATTCTGACGTTTGTTGCCAGTCAAAACGGTCAGGCGCGGGCCATCGATATCGCCATGGGATGCAACTTGTCCAAGAGTCGTTTACACAAGTATCTGGTCTCACTTTGCCGTTCCGGAATGCTGGGACAAAACGAAAAAGGGCTCTATTGTCTTGGGTCGACCCTGCTTCAGATGGCGGGCAATCCGTCGGCCACTCGCTGTCCCATTAGCGAACTCAATGCGGCGCTGATCGCCTTTCGCGATACCTTTAACCATTCCACCGGCGTCGTGGTTGCGACGGAGGGCGGATTAGTGCTGAAGCACTACAATCGCAGCTTCCGTAATGTGGATATCGATTTTCTGCCCAATACGCCCGTTCCGCTTCACGCCAGTTCGGCAGGTCAGGTGTTCATGAGTTTTTCCGGCTATCAGCCGCAGAATAAGGCGCAGGAACAACTGATTGCACAGATACAGGCTCAGGGCTATGCGGTGCGCTACAATCCGACGCAGGGGATCCCAGGCGCACAGTCGATTGCCTGTCCGCTACGCAATGAAAAGGGAGATCTGGTGGCGATTGCCGTGACGATGGGGTTCTTCAGTACAGACGTCATCTCGCAGATTGCCGGGCAGTTAGTGAGAAGCGTCGACGCGCTTCATCTTTAG